The Streptomyces sp. NBC_00286 nucleotide sequence AGCAGCGGGTCGCGCAGGGGCTTGGGGTCCTGGGAGGCGGCGGTCCAGCGGGTGAGTTCGGCGCGGCCTGCGGGCAGGACCTCGTAGCTCTTCTTCTGCCCGCGGGCCGGCTGCTCGTCCGTGAGGGCCCGGATGTAGCCCTCGGCCTCCAGTTTGCCCAGTTCGCGATAGATCTGCTGATGCGACGCCGACCAGAAGTAGCCGATCGACCTGTCGAAACGCCGGGTCAGCTCAAGGCCCGACGACGGCTTCTCCAGCAGGGCGGTGAGGATGGCGTGCGGCAGTGACATGAACTCATCCTAGGTACGGCACCGAAAGGCGATCCATTGGCTACAGCGCCGCCGCCAGCTCCGTGCCCTGCTTGATCGCGCGCTTGGCGTCCAGTTCGGCGGCTACGTCGGCGCCGCCGATGAGGTGCACGCTGCGACCGGCGGTGCGGAGCGTGTCGTACAGGTCGCGGCGGGGCTCCTGCCCGGTGCAGAGCACGATCGTGTCGACCGGCAGGACCGTTCTCTGCCCGCCGACGGTGACGTGCAGGCCTTCGTCGTCGATCCGGTCGTACCGGACCCCCGGGATCATGGTGACCCCGCGATGCCTGAGCTCCGTGCGGTGGATCCAGCCGGTGGTCTTGCCGAGCCCGGCGCCGACTTTGGAGGGCTTCCGCTGCAGGAGGTGGACGGAGCGCGGCGACGTGGGCCGCTCGGGCGCGGCGAGGCCGCCGGGCGTGCGGTGGTCCATGTCGACGCCCCACTGCCGGAAGTACGTCGCCGGGTCCTCGCTCGCCTTGTCGCCGCTGTCGCTCAGGTACTCGGCGACGTCGAAGCCGATGCCGCCCGCGCCGAGGATCGCGACGCGATCGCCGACGGGCGCGCTGTCGCGCAGCACGTCGAGGTAGCCGACGACGCTCGGGTGGTCGACGCCGGGGATTTCGGGCGTGCGTGGGGTGACACCGGTCGCGATCACGACCTCGTCGTACTCGGTGAGGTTGTCCGCGGTCACGTACGTGCCCAACCGCACCTCCACTCCCCGCAGTTCGAGCTGCGTACGGAAGTAGCGCAGCGTCTCGTCGAACTCCTGCTTGCCGGGGACCTTGCGGGCCACGTTCAGCTGGCCGCCGATCTCGCGCGCCGCGTCGTAGAGCGTGACGTCGTGGCCGCGTTCGGCGGCGGAGACCGCGCAGGCGAGTCCGGCGGGGCCCGCCCCGACGACGGCGACGCGCTTACGGTGCCGGGTCGGCGCAAGGACCAGCTCGGTCTCGTGGCAGGCGCGTGGGTTGACCAGGCAGGAGGTGATCTTGCCGCTGAAGGTGTGGTCGAGGCAGGCCTGGTTGCAGCCGATGCAGGTGTTGATGGCGTCGGGGCGCCCGTCCCGTGCCTTGTTGACGAATTCGGGGTCGGCGAGCATCGGGCGGGCCAGGGACACCATGTCGGCGTAGCCGTCGGCGAGCAACTGCTCGGCGAGTTCAGGGGTGTTGATGCGGTTGGTCGTCACCAGCGGGATGGAGACGGCGCCCATGACCTTCTTGGTCACCCAGGCGTACGCGCCCCGCGGCACCGAAGTCGCGATGGTCGGGATCCGCGCCTCGTGCCAGCCGATACCGGTGTTGATGATCGTCGCTCCGGCGGCCTCGACGGCCCGGGCGAGCGCGATCACCTCGTCCAGCGTCGATCCACCTGGCACCAGGTCCAGCATCGACAGCCGGAAGACGATGACGAAGTCCTCGCCGACCGCCTCGCGAACCCGGCGGACGATCTCGACGGGGAAGCGCATGCGGTTCTCGTACGAGCCGCCCCAGGGGTCCTCGCGGTGATTGGTCTGGGTGGCGATGAACTCGTTGATGAGGTAGCCCTCGGAGCCCATGATCTCGACGCCGTCGTAGCCGGCCTGCCGGGCGAGGCGGGCGGCGCGGGCGTAGTCGTCGATCGTCCGCTCGATCTCGTCGTCGGTGAGCGCGTGCGGGACATGGGGGCTGATCGGGGCCTGGAGAGCGCTGGGCGCGACGAGGTCCTGGTGGTAGGCGTACCTCCCGAAGTGCAGGATCTGCATCGCGATCCTGCCGCCCTCGCGGTGCACGGCCTCGGTGATGACGGTGTGCCGCTCTGCCTCCGCCTCGGTCGTGAGCTTGGCACCGCCCTTGTACGGTCGTCCCGCCTCGTTGGGCGCGATGCCGCCCGTGACGATGAGCCCCACTCCCCCGCGGGCCCGGGCCGCGTAGAACTCCGCCATGCGCTCGAAGCCGCGCTCCGCCTCCTCCAGGCCCACGTGCATGGAGCCCATGAGCACGCGGTTGGGCAGGGTGGTGAAGCCCAGATCGAGCGGGGTCAGCAGGTGCGGGTAACGGCTCATGGGCCCCTCCGTGCTCGGTGTTGTGCGATCTGTTGTAGACGAGGGGCCGAGCTTTTTGCAACTAGTTGCACAATAGTGGAGGCGGGATGTGACTAGGACCTCGTTCCGATGACGACGGTGCTGTACAGCTCCTCCGACACCGCCAGGCGCGGGACGAGTCCGGCGTCGGCGAAGGTTTCGACGGCGACGGGTGCCTGGCGTTCGCTCGTCTCGACCAGAAGGATGCCGCCGGAGGCCAGCCATTGCGGGGCCTCGGCGGTCACCCGGCGCAGGGTGTCGAGCCCGTCTCCTCCGCCGTCGAGTGCCACGAGGGGTTCGTGGTCGCGGGCCTCCGGGGGCAGGAGGCCGACCTCTTCGGTGGGGACGTACGGCACGTTGGCGGCCAGGATGTCGACGCGGCCGCGGAGAGTGTGCGGCAGCGGCTCGAAGAGGTCGCCCTCGTGGACGTGGCCGCGCCCGCCGACGTTCCGTCGGGCGCAGCGCACCGCGGCCGGGTCGATGTCGGCGGCGTGCAGCTCGGCGCCGGGGAGGGAAGCGGCGAGCGCGGCGCCCACCGCGCCCGAGCCGCAGCACAGGTCCACGATGACGGGGGCCGGGGCTTCGGGGGTCGACGCGAGGGCCTGCTGGACCAGGAACTCGGTACGTCGGCGTGGCACGAAGACGCCCGGCTCGACGGCGATGCGCAGACCGCAGAACTCGGCCCAGCCCAGGACGTGTTCGAGGGGAAGGCCCGCGGAGCGGCGGTCCACCATGGCGGTGAGTTCGGCCGGGGTGCGGGCGGTGGAGACGATCAGCCGCGCCTCGTCCTCGGCGAAGACACAGCCCGCGGTGCGGAGTGCGGCGACGACAGTGGCATACGAGACGGAAGGGATGGAGGATTTGGGCATGGAGGCCGAGAGCCTTTCGGGAACCCGAAGAGTGCTCTCCCGGTCACCTGGCGGCGGTGAACCCCTGAGGCGAGAGCACCCGAGCTGACACAGCGGAAATGGGGCTCACCTCCTCGGTTCCTGCACGGCTGGGGCGGTCCGCAGCCGGACGGCAACATTACACGGGGCGCGGCTGCCCTCACGAGGCCCTCCGGGCTCGACCGCGGGGCGCCTATGGGGGTGGTGGGTTTGGGTTCGCAGGCGAGTGCTGGTGGTCAGTGGCTGGTCGCTCCCCCACTCTCGGCTCCGCTCGAGCGGGGCCCCCATCGCGGCGGAGCCGCAAATTGAAACAGCCCCACGCCCGTGAAGGGGCGCACACCGCCGCCCAATATCCGCTCAGCCGCCGATCTCGATGACGATCTTCCCGCGGGCGTGGCCGTCCTCCACCAGCCGCAGTGCCTCCCCGGCGCGGGACAAGGGGAATGTCTGCGTGACGTGGGGGTTCAGCTTGCCGTCGGCCACAAGGCGGGCTACCTCGTCGAGGATCGCGGCGTTGCGGGCCCGGGCGACGGGGGCGCCGCCGAGGCGGCCCACTATGTCCTTGCCGCCGGCCGTGATCAACTTCGTACGGTCGGTGAGGAGTTCGGCCGCTGCTTCGAGGACCTCGCCGCCGATCAGGTCGTAGACCGCGTCCACGCCGTCCGGGGCGGCGGCCCGTACGCCGGCCACGAAGTCCGGGCCCGAGGGCACATGCACGGCTCCGAGCGACTCGACGAAGTCCTTCTTGCCCGCGCTGGCCGTGCCGATGACCTTCACCCCGAAGGCGCGCGCGATCTGGGTGGCCGCCACGCCCACGCCACCGCCGACGCCCGTGACCAGCAGCGTCGAACCGGCCGGCAGATCGAGCTGACGGATGCCGTCGTACGCCGTCGCCCCCGCGACCGGCAGGGCCGCCGCGTCCGTGAAGGAGACCGAGTCGGGCTTGTGCGCGGTCACCGGGACGGGCAGCAGGGTGTACTCGGCGTAGCCGCCGCCGACCGGGTTGCCGAACACCGCGTCGCCCACCGTGAAGCCGGTGACTCCCTCGCCGATCTCCTCGACCACTCCGGCGGCCTCGTTGCCGAACACCGCGGGCAGCTCGCGCGCCGTCTGGCCCGGGCGTGCGTAGCCGTTGCGC carries:
- a CDS encoding quinone oxidoreductase family protein, with the translated sequence MPKAYVFTRFGGPEAEALVDQDRPSPGPGQLLVAVRAAGVNPVDYKQRNGYARPGQTARELPAVFGNEAAGVVEEIGEGVTGFTVGDAVFGNPVGGGYAEYTLLPVPVTAHKPDSVSFTDAAALPVAGATAYDGIRQLDLPAGSTLLVTGVGGGVGVAATQIARAFGVKVIGTASAGKKDFVESLGAVHVPSGPDFVAGVRAAAPDGVDAVYDLIGGEVLEAAAELLTDRTKLITAGGKDIVGRLGGAPVARARNAAILDEVARLVADGKLNPHVTQTFPLSRAGEALRLVEDGHARGKIVIEIGG
- a CDS encoding putative protein N(5)-glutamine methyltransferase, giving the protein MPKSSIPSVSYATVVAALRTAGCVFAEDEARLIVSTARTPAELTAMVDRRSAGLPLEHVLGWAEFCGLRIAVEPGVFVPRRRTEFLVQQALASTPEAPAPVIVDLCCGSGAVGAALAASLPGAELHAADIDPAAVRCARRNVGGRGHVHEGDLFEPLPHTLRGRVDILAANVPYVPTEEVGLLPPEARDHEPLVALDGGGDGLDTLRRVTAEAPQWLASGGILLVETSERQAPVAVETFADAGLVPRLAVSEELYSTVVIGTRS
- a CDS encoding NADPH-dependent 2,4-dienoyl-CoA reductase, which encodes MSRYPHLLTPLDLGFTTLPNRVLMGSMHVGLEEAERGFERMAEFYAARARGGVGLIVTGGIAPNEAGRPYKGGAKLTTEAEAERHTVITEAVHREGGRIAMQILHFGRYAYHQDLVAPSALQAPISPHVPHALTDDEIERTIDDYARAARLARQAGYDGVEIMGSEGYLINEFIATQTNHREDPWGGSYENRMRFPVEIVRRVREAVGEDFVIVFRLSMLDLVPGGSTLDEVIALARAVEAAGATIINTGIGWHEARIPTIATSVPRGAYAWVTKKVMGAVSIPLVTTNRINTPELAEQLLADGYADMVSLARPMLADPEFVNKARDGRPDAINTCIGCNQACLDHTFSGKITSCLVNPRACHETELVLAPTRHRKRVAVVGAGPAGLACAVSAAERGHDVTLYDAAREIGGQLNVARKVPGKQEFDETLRYFRTQLELRGVEVRLGTYVTADNLTEYDEVVIATGVTPRTPEIPGVDHPSVVGYLDVLRDSAPVGDRVAILGAGGIGFDVAEYLSDSGDKASEDPATYFRQWGVDMDHRTPGGLAAPERPTSPRSVHLLQRKPSKVGAGLGKTTGWIHRTELRHRGVTMIPGVRYDRIDDEGLHVTVGGQRTVLPVDTIVLCTGQEPRRDLYDTLRTAGRSVHLIGGADVAAELDAKRAIKQGTELAAAL
- a CDS encoding PadR family transcriptional regulator, which codes for MSLPHAILTALLEKPSSGLELTRRFDRSIGYFWSASHQQIYRELGKLEAEGYIRALTDEQPARGQKKSYEVLPAGRAELTRWTAASQDPKPLRDPLLLRLRAAAVVGTAGIEADLRRHLDLHRRQLAEYEEIQQRDFPPGSKTPQDRLQHLILRAGIDLETFWTGWLTHALEEFGRLPAQDPASRESTV